In Bicyclus anynana chromosome 22, ilBicAnyn1.1, whole genome shotgun sequence, the following proteins share a genomic window:
- the LOC112049189 gene encoding uncharacterized protein LOC112049189 — protein sequence MWSNERELEFLECYQGEAVLWNSKDVKHKDKQTIHDAWVRISEQMETPVAELKKKRDSLMATYRGHKRKVIASIQSGAAADSVYKPIWFAYELMDSFLNNIVQCRKTLNTDTQNSPESGMSNEAEHYNPESASTTSSPLPTIPRRRKNPIELEEAGKSMKEAMTSLNKILNKQELPEDDFDRYGKILANKLRKLSESDSIKMMYEIDGLFIKRMNATPSYFTRPSPTYSFHSEPTQRLHIPYPATSPTHYVRPDSACTSYSDPEVQTSRSSLATSTSSNVIKILSDEIISPPANSNKVIQISSDEIVSLPANLQYNTDIVNQAFYKS from the exons ATGTGGTCTAACGAGCGCGAATTAGAATTTTTGGAGTGTTATCAAGGAGAAGCCGTTTTATGGAACTCAAAAGATGTAAAACACAAGGATAAACAAACTATCCATGACGCTTGGGTGCGAATAAGTGAACAAATGGAAACTCCTGTAGctgaattaaaaaagaaacggGACTCACTTATGGCTACCTATCGTGGCCATAAAAGAAAGGTTATTGCATCTATTCAGTCGGGAGCTGCAGCTGACTCTGTATATAAACCGATATGGTTCGCATACGAGTTAATGGACTCATTCCTAAATAATATAGTTCAATGCAGAAAAACTTTGAACACGGATACACAG aattcacCAGAAAGTGGAATGTCGAATGAAGCCGAACATTACAACCCAGAATCTGCGTCAACGACTTCTTCTCCCTTGCCAACAATACCGCGGCGGCGAAAAAATCCAATAGAACTGGAAGAAGCTGGGAAGTCGATGAAGGAAGCCATGACTtcactaaataaaattttaaataaacaggaATTGCCCGAAGACGATTTTGATCGTTATGGGAagattcttgcaaataaactcCGTAAACTATCTGAATCAGATAGTATCAAAATGATGTACGAAATAGATGGGTTATTTATAAAGCGCATGAATGCTACACCCTCATATTTTACACGCCCTTCACCGACGTACTCATTCCATTCAGAACCAACTCAAAGACTTCATATACCATATCCAGCTACATCACCAACACACTACGTACGGCCTGATTCGGCATGTACTTCGTATTCAGATCCAGAggttcaaacatcacgatcatcACTAGCTACGAGTACATCAAGTAATGTTATCAAAATTTTATCTGACGAGATTATAAGCCCACCAGCAAATTCCAATAAAGTTATTCAAATTTCTTCTGACGAGATTGTGAGCCTACCAGCgaatttacaatacaataccGACATTGTAAACCAGGCattttataaatcataa
- the LOC112053545 gene encoding uncharacterized protein LOC112053545, with the protein MDVETAAAICLCAASYYNYLNVYSKKKIHKPWRKRRWWMIAMHRNRNRITMENQLAELVAEPCGQFKKFTRMSSIDFEYLLQKISPMITKANTPIRQAIPAKIRLAISLRFLASGDSFESLHFLFKVSSSIISRIVPEVCIALNQVLKDQIRIPEDPQSWLQIEQGFRNFPRCIGAIDGKHIVMQSPVHSGSEYYNYKKSFSIVLLALVDSNYNFIFTEIGSQGRISDGGVFRNSKLWRRISSNNLNFPMPRPLPGSTREVPYVFLGDGAFALTTHVMKPYPGSHDKWTPKRIFNKKLSSSRVVVENAFGILASKFRIFRKPILLNPEKTTIIAMTCVLLHNFLRKSRTSSAIYTPPGTVDVYDSNNELLTPGLWRNEIEDTCAIRSLQQIPRRPAQDAYQIREEFTTYFVKGYNNTSRPSQASL; encoded by the exons ATGGACGTAGAAACTGCTGCTGCTATTTGTCTCTGTGCCGCGAGctactataattatttaaacgttTACTCTAAGAAAAAAATTCATAAGCCATGGAGAAAAAGAAGATGGTGGATGATTGCTATGCACCGTAATAGAAACag aatcACCATGGAGAATCAATTGGCAGAGTTAGTGGCGGAACCCTGtggtcaatttaaaaaatttacaagAATGTCTTCAATAGACTTTGaatatttattgcaaaaaattTCTCCGATGATAACTAAGGCAAATACACCTATAAGACAAGCAATACCTGCAAAAATTCGGCTAGCAATTTCTTTAAGATTTTTAGCCAGCGGAGACAGCTTTGAGAGTCTTCATTTTCTGTTCAAAGTTTCTAGTTCAATAATTTCCAGAATTGTGCCCGAAGTTTGTATTGCATTAAACCAAGTTTTAAAGGATCAAATTAGG ATTCCTGAGGATCCACAGTCGTGGCTACAAATTGAACAAGGGTTTAGAAATTTTCCAAGGTGTATAGGAGCAATAGATGGCAAACACATTGTTATGCAATCTCCTGTACATAGTGGTTCAGAatactataactataaaaagAGTTTCAGTATTGTTCTTCTTGCGTTAGTCGACAGTAattacaatttcattttcaCTGAAATTGGAAGCCAGGGAAGGATTAGTGATGGTGGTGTATTTCGTAATAGTAAACTATGGCGAAGAATTTCCTCAAATAATCTAAATTTTCCGATGCCACGGCCACTGCCAGGGAGTACAAGAGAAGTTCCGTATGTTTTTTTGGGAGACGGAGCATTTGCATTGACAACACATGTGATGAAGCCATATCCAGGAAGTCATGATAAATGGACGCCGAAACGTATATTTAATAAGAAACTTTCTTCCTCACGCGTTGTGGTTGAAAATGCATTTGGAATATTAGCCTCTAAATTCAGAATATTTCGGAAACCCATACTACTAAACCCAGAGAAAACCACTATTATTGCTATGACTTGTGTACTGCTACACAATTTCTTGAGGAAAAGTAGAACGTCATCCGCAATTTATACACCTCCAGGTACAGTTGACGTTTATGACAGTAACAATGAGCTGCTCACACCAGGTTTATGGAGGAATGAAATTGAAGACACGTGTGCAATCAGATCCTTGCAACAAATACCAAGAAGACCAGCACAGGATGCATATCAGATTAGGGAAGAATTTACAACATATTTCGTTAAaggttataataatactagcagacccagtcaagcttcgctttga